accttgtttcggaatcctttgacaaatgttactttgtgagatctctttgacggtagatccactatttacttattacattcttatttgagttgagttaaatcctcgaataaacaaataggttatgacatatgcctttcaatctcccctatttgtttggtagacaataacaacaaatacctagaggataactcaactaacaaataagaaaaagttataaacagaaatgcaaagtaaatagcagaaaagttctggataacatttaacattttccagattccaactagatgttcctctagactgaacatatcttcgAGTAGTTTCATCTttttttgtacaaccacatttcctgttgagaagcgcatatctctcttgcttctccccctatgagaatcaacagattaaagaagatcacctttgtttaccacatctcccgtacaataggatccgcagataaaaaccaataaTACttcccttttggaaaacagcttcttcccttatgaagaaaatcaccttgtgtttaccacctctcccatacaatatgatccgtagttacaaacaacaatggtgtaatgtagtgtacatatgtaggatctttttcttcctccctgctatttctcccccttagttgaggaatcctccaaactatttcttaagcttttatctcccccttagagaaggaatatatgccgttgtctgaaggagttctcatatttcacttggttggaaaagaaataacaagtagtttctctttcttcctcactgtgagtgtgtgattctgtttagtgtacctcacatgtgtttcactcttctctccactcgtgtttacactcattctcacaagtgtatcactcttctctcatagctccaacattcagctgtacctgcaaggaaaatcaccttagccatccttaaggaggtcacaggtggtgcaatgggagttcgcaaatccccatccttgttaaactcgtcagatgaatctgagtcataatctacaagttgctagtttcccttttaggattccagatttgaattctggaaaggtaaacaatgatccaacgaatttagcataaagatcaaagttcccttctaatgtctgtgaagacatttccttgtgactcatcaggtaatatctgaatcattgtcaacaagttgccgatctgtacctatgtcagatccactatccacagatgcatccaggggatttaagcctggggaggtagacactgaccactgacatatggcttttggatcaatatcctctcctgacacctgtaaaggcaattggtccattaacgaaccttgaacaatcgaatctgaccttaaaatggtcgaaactcttgttttcgtcaactcatcctttgtgtgtgtaacctttccttgtgcatcaagaattgtttatgtttgaagtggtgacactacaacggatatcttggccgacaggaaaatttcaatagacgcaccctgttgagaggatgaatctagtaactgtttttgtgccttttcagccattacatctttttgagaagatgtatgggggctagcagttgtctcggtttaaatactactcatctatgtaggagacataactactgggttgacttcagaacctttcttatgtggtgcactaaggcactatctccctcacgctcattcatacttcattttggtggtaagagagtgttggttggttctgtttctgtgtttgtctttacaatctgggatagaagttatgggttttcaacctcatgactgtcaatgaaagaaagtcattggagactgaacctgtatcacagaacatatggcaataaagagataaaatgtacttacgatatataataaatgaaaattatacatttaatcttttgagagaaatgatgtacaatagtgatttcaaaggattttacatgaaataagaaatcactaatgtagaaagaagtttgattttctcctaaaactgtctgcacatataaaacaatatgtttgtgcctagtgataagagagttaataatatgacgactctactagttcatattaaactgtaacttcagttagagtgccataccatgttcttgacgattgcttgagtagtacactagttcataccaacctgaagtgagattgtgaagaagagattgcatagtccaatagatctgcagctgcaaagtccatgtGGTGCACTtacttcctcttttgactcaccaaccaggagtgcacttgtacacatcttactagagtccaattctaagtgtaatgtgcatcaggtgcgtgatatgtcgtaatattctcaagtctcgtcactggtgctatatgttagatactgcttcctgataataacctaacacaatatacaaattttcaatgataacattaccagcttacaaacagccatatccctcagataaacctttgctgttatctccaaaggtaaccagtgggccggctttctcaaccatatttgatagtagggctctatctctggtcatatgtcttgacgatccattgtcaagaatccacactaccggttccacctgtgtaatgccctgcactacaaatggattagaccttcttcggaacccaaaaTTGGTTGGGCCCgtcatacttgtagaattgacctttgtcaggcaaaaaaacatttttaactttaatggtctcaactttctcaatgactggacatttgaccttgtaaataaccttaacaaatttatgtttaggcttaggcacaaatgtctcctttctagccttagaaggactagcagtcttagacctatcatgcttcttattattcacatgctgacgaggagtagtcttatcactagaaacatacttatcattaaaataagcatacatcagattaaaagcacaagacatacaattagaaacaccacatgctttatgagagagATTAACAACATGCAAaatatgcatggtagacatggcatttttgttatccaactcatgtgtgtttgagttagtctcagttgctttcacaactttgactggagctttcgacacacttgacttggaaacaaccttctcattagcaagatcttcagcacgcatttcttcttgaataatagaggaggccgtatcaaatggttcagcaattgatcttttatagaggggttcatcaacacccttaagcacatgtgttacttccctacctttagcacatatatgaggaggggagtttatgcctaattctccaatagcagcattgtaatcataacctattccagatgtttgattaacaacttgcttactgtagaactctttagccttcgaacaagaattgaagtaggctctaaccttagtctcaagaccagtgatcttgtctttgagaatagttttgagttgtctataacaattaactctattctctagaaaagatacttgttcttttaacttgtcttgattatgtgcacaagtcttaattcattgacctctttctcaaggtctttgatctgttgacttaacagttcattatcacgatgagcacaatctaagttacctcctagatgataaactaattcaacatcagtatattttacctcttttcttgacgataaagcttttccatcaatagccataagagcaagattcccttcttcttcatcttcactatcagtatcatcccagcttcttccctttgccagataagccctttcagagttactcttctgatttggatcataagagttcttccttacttactttggcttcctacattctgtggaaaaatgttccaactcattgcagttatagcatctaatggtgctccgatcaatcatccctgttttgtatccaccactgctggtgttagaggaagaagatccacctgtctggaatctgttgtagttggacttgtacttgaacttgggatttctcttgaatttgacattggagaatctcttgacaatttgggccatggactcatcttccaattgctccagctcttccaaggaataaaaatcatcactggattgatttctagtaggaggatcatattctgctactaacacattttcctcagccttggaaaactgtaccattctctctaactgttgagattgttgttattgttgaccttcagctacaagagcagtagatgtgctgaccattctatctttcccgtagacttccttttgctgaatctgctccaactcataggtttttaacacaccatagagtctatccaaagaaatctcactcagatctctagcttctctaatggcagtgattctatgttcaagatgagttggcagtgttaaaagaaactttttgttgacctccctaattgaataatattttccatttatgttcaggttgttgatcaacgcattgtacctctcaaacacttcaataattccttctcctggattggatttaaaatgttcatactcagaggttaggatctccaacttgttctccctaacttcctctgtgccttcattaatcacctcaatagtttcccacatgtgtttggaatttttacagttcatcacatgtctgttcatcaagggatcaagggaatcaattatattaattgaaggctggcatccaaggaggcttcttctttttcagcaggagaaaaatcctcaggctcttttggataggttctagctttggtaatcacaacatcatctactatcacctctggttcaataaccattggagttgttggacccttctttaacaagttcagatatttgggatttgcaacttgtaaaaacaagaacatcttcttcttccacatgatataaatttctttatcaaatagtggaattttaacggttccaactttttgtgaaatcattatgaatttttgaataaataaaaatttaaggagttgaaaaatcacaaaagtctaggataattgttcgttaatcagaaggctctgataccaattgttaggtcccaatgtgtttgtagaaggggggttgaatacaaacagtaccgaataatcgaattaaatacagaataaaaaatgtgaaacaaaattcaaattaaataagaatattattaaacttgaaaggtgttacaacaactgtatcgattataaggaattaatctcaaattaattatcacaaatctagaataaattcgacatgaactttttctatttttgcaataaaaatattcaaatgataaatgcaatttgagattaagttctagggattttgatctgctagatagttacacaagaacaagagaatgatttctagttgattggatttaactttacaaactagaaattatgatcttgaagtttgcagatgaaggatgaaatattttgcttctcttttctgctgagttcttgtttgttgacttgtgttctgtATTTTGTTTTCTGCTACTTTtcttctttttaattcattcaacagaactgaaatgaactggcaagacaatcctgttagctcagcaagactttcggtatgacaatcaaatgaactagcaagactatcagaatgaactagcaagactatcagaatgaactagcaagactatcagaatgaactagcaagacaatcctcctcccagtgtaactttcggtgagactattgaaaatggcttggaaaaactttcggtatgacaatccaattgtcataccagttcaaatatttatcttgctgatttaattttgaatattaattcaaaatcatttctgaaaaatgcataatattaattcagaattaattaaccaattaattcaattaatcaataaattaatctttgcagatataatttattttcttaattaaattatatgacttaattaattaatagagaattaatacaaatcttgagcagcaactattcttctacaaatcttctgaaaatcactgaaaattatgaatcaattccaccacttcaatgttgacactcgatgtactgtctggttcatgagtgactaacttctgtgacgtttcttcatgtcttgactttgataattaattttcttcagattaaatcattgtaattctctgatactctgacgagatctctgtcacttgattaaatctacaatcttgatttgtatcactgaggcttgatcaatttcttgagcttcttccagtgaattaattcctcaagtctgtagatgaaccttgtttctaaattctttgacaaatgttactttgtgagatctctttgacggtagatccactatttacttattacattcttatttgagttgagttaaatcctcgaataaataaataggctatgacatatgcctttcacataTTTTAGCTAacaattttagtttgtatttgaagAAGCGACAAGAGAAAGAAAAGACAGTTAAAGTTTGGGAATTTTTGAAATGAAATAATGGAAATTCTTCTGACATTTCATCCATTTCGTCATCGTTGTCCTTGGaagaatgcataaattctatgAAGAGGAGGCCAATTTCGAGACCCAACCCAGTGAAGTCGGGCTGGCAGACTAAATATCCTTAGAGACCTGCATACGGTtggattttaattttttttgttatttcactaaaatatatagattttaacatccgtacagttggatcattcataaatatttttaaaaaattgaaacattaatatgagactaaacactcGTTACAAGTACTGTTCAAACCgttggttgattgtcaaaataacaaacaaaataaattattttttctaaaaaaattgtcatatcactaaaatatatagatcttaacatccatgcagttggatcattcataattattttaaaaaaaattgagacATCAATATGAGgctaaacactagtaagaagtatttGTCAATGGTTACAGTTAAATAacaaatcaaattaatttattttttgataaaaatcttgtgtatcactaaaatatatagatctaaacattcatacggttgaatcattcataaatatttaaaaaaaatcgaaacatcaatatgagactaaatactactaagaagtattggtcaaacttCTGGTTGACAgttaaaatagcaaactaaatatatttatttttttctaaaagttttattttatcactaaaatatatagaacttgacatccgtacagttggatcattcataaatattttttaagaaattgAAACATCAATGTGGGACTAAATATTAataagaagtattggtcaaactagGTTGACCGTCAAATTAGTAAcacaaatacatttattttttctaaaagttttattatatcactaaaatatatagatcttgaaatctatactgttggatcattcataaatattttaaaaaaaaatcaaaacatcaatgttggactaaacactagtaagaagtactggtcaaactaggTTGGaaattaaaatagcaaaccaaatacatttatttttttctaaaagttttattatatcactaaaatgTATAGAacttgacatccgtatggttggatcattcataaatatttttaaagatATAAAAACATCAATATagaactaaacactagtaagaagtgcttgtcaaactactggttgactgttaaataacaaaccaaatgaatttattttttatgaaaattttgtcatatcattaaaatatataggtcttgacattcgtacggttggatcattcataaatagttttaaaaaaattgaaacactaATTTGGGAATAAATACTAATTACAAGTAGTAGTCAAATTacttgttaattattaaaatatcaaattaaataaatttatttttatctGAAACTTTTTTCATATTACTGAAATATATATCTCGACATTCATACGGTTCAGTAATtgagaaatatttataaaaaaatctgaataatattcataataatccaatatataaaaattaaaatatattttttaaattttttttcgaGCCGAGCCAAAAGCTCGGCTCGAGTTCGTTTTCTTAACAAACTTGTGTTCGAGTTGGAGTTCGAGCTCGAGCCCTTAACGAACCGGGTCCTTAACGAGCCCAGCTCGAAATTGTTCGCGAACAACTCTACTTTTTCTTCTTTAACCAGTTGCAGTTTTAAATTTCATCTACTGGAGTAACAATAGGAGTTTGTCGGTACACCAAGAGAAAAAAACATAATATTTTCAATCTTATTTACAACCAAAATTTATTAGAATATTTTCTCTATTTTTAATATGACGCTTTGACTTTTTCGCACATTTCAATATGTTTTAATGGGATAGTTAGaaatttcatttttaattttttctttttataaattagaatatatattttcaatttttatttacaattttttttacaaataataTATCTAACTGCCCAGTCAAAACAAATTAAAGTATGTGTAAAAGTCAAAGCGTCATGTAAAAAAAGAGGcagtattattttaaattccaggAACGCTTTGTTTGTTTTCGCTTGCTGCTCATATTTTCGTTTAATGTTTTCGTGAAATTAGAGATTTTTGTCCGCGTTACACGCGCTCAAAAAACtttaattgatttataatattttaattcgTCTAATTTTACCTAAATATTTTTTTAGTAATATATACAATTAATTCAATTGAAAGAGGTGTTAATATCTTGTTTTCAGTTTATCTTGTAAAGTTCATTTGTTCAGTTGATAAATAATGTTTACGCAGGTTTTTAGGTTACAAATGTTGATAAATTTTATGCAGTGTTAACACATTTAACATATGAACTCACACTTATTTTTTGTCAACTACTCCTCTAAtacaattaatatatatatatataactttaatataaaaattagttaaatattaCTTGGTGTCACTTTACGGCGACACCTCGCAGTTTAAactttgaaaaattaaaaaaagtgtaaatacttaacaaattttattttaaaatctgtTAATTGACAACCACTATGTTACACTTGATGTATACAATTTGCAAAATAAAAACATTAgtgcattaaaattattttgcTAACGGAAAAAACTAATTCAAAAATATACTTTAATATTACTCAGCGCCGCGTTACAGTAACACCTCGTAATTTAAACATTATAGcattaaaatatttcttttcttAACACAATTGGCTCTATAATTTTGTAAAATTACATAACACTGTTTTAACATTCTAGTTGAGTTAAAGAGTACTATTGAAAATATCTCTTACTTACCAAGAGAATATAACTTGTCGCTGATTGAATATAACATGGACTATATTTTGTAAATTTGTCGTATAGTCGTGTGTATATATGAAAGCTAAATAAATCACAGAAGTAAAGATAATAAAAGAAAGTAAAGATCTATATATCTACATAAAGGAGGGTCACAGGTGTGTGACGTGTCACTTCTAAAAACTCCTATTTTCATATTCCGCTCTCTCCCATTTTCTGCTTTTTTCTATCATCATCAAATTAATCTTTCATGCTTCGATTATTGATTATTCATtgataattgattaattgattaattgatccaTTAATCCATTAATTGATGATTAATTGATGATTAATAATACATACACCTTCCTGCCTCTCGGAATTAAAAGCTATCGCCGGTTACAACTCTTCATTTGCCTGCATTTGCCCTGTATGGTGATTATACTTTATCATTTGTTACAAGCCTAATTTTGCGCTCGACTACTTTATACTTTATTTTGTATGGTTAATGGTTAACATCCTTGTAATTGATAATCTTTGTGGTAACATTAGCTATGCTCTGAACTGATGTAGTTATGGAGTATGGTGATTATACTTTGTCATTTGTTATAAGCCTAATTTTGTGCTCGGCTACTTTATACTTTATTTTATATGGTTAATGGTTAATTTCATTTCATCCTTGTAATTGATAATCTTTATGGTAACGTTAGCTATGCTCTCAACTGATGTAGTTATGGAGTTTTCTTACCTTTCCAACATTGAGGGTGATGCGGAGGACTGGTTGATTAGAGTTCGTGTTTGCAGGCTATGGGATGCTGTTAACACAAAGGATAACAGTTTGCTTAGCGTGGATATGATATTGGTCGATGAAAAGGTGTTAATTTCTTTCACTAGCCTCATGCTTTTGATCTTTTATTGGTTACATCAGCTTCCTTTTTGATTATAGGAGAATCTTATGCATGCTGCTATCCGTAAGCATTTGGTATCTCGGTTCAAGCACCGTGTGAGCGAGGGCCTGGTCTACAGCCTCAGAAATGTCAAGATTGCGGTGAATACCTTGCAATACAGGCCCCTGGCTAGCAATCAAAAGCTGCTTTTCCTGCCAACAACCGAGATTGTCCAGCTAGACGAGGGTGTTGTTAGCATCCCCAGGTTCGGCTTTCAGTTTGTTGATTTACCCAAGCTTCAAGAACGCGCTGACGACGTGACCACTCTCTCGGGTAAATCTCTTGGAATAAGCTTCCATTTTTGTTTTAACTCTGGATTGAAGTTAGATTTGCTGAAAAATCAATTAGTTTTGTGCTATCATGGTTTGAGATAAAAGAGTGGTTACTGACATAAATACTAGAATAACTCCTCTCAGACCTGAGTAGTAtaagaacaatataaaattatataGATATTACTTGGTGTGGTTCGATTTAACTGTAATGGAATTAAAACCTtttgtttattattaatattGTGCTTTGTTGGTACTTAATCTTAAGGCATGCTATATACGATCAAATTATTTTGCCTGGTATTTAGGCTTGCAATCTTACAAGCCACTTATATAAATGTTACTTGGTGTGGTTCAATTTAAGTTGGTTATGTTTCATATATACACTGAAATTGAAGTTGATGAACTACTATTTGCTTATTTTAGCCTTATTCCCTGATATATAAATAATTGCAGAGGTTTTGTATATTTAATATATATCCCATCCTTTCTTGATTATGTGGGGTATAATAGACCTTTCCTTCTAATATTTATAAATGGTTGTGCTGGTGTCATTTAAGCTTCAAAATAGCTAATTGTTCAGCCACTTGATGGCTAATATCATTTGTAAAACCTTTTTTGTTTTAGCTAGCCATTTCTTAGTTTTCACGGGCATCAATTACCCAAACTTTGAATGGAATTGAAACCTTTTTCTTATTGCAGATATTGCGGGCTGCTTCTGTGGTTATGGCGAAGTTGAAACCTTTTGcttattattaatatattaatttgtTGGTACTTAATCTTAAGGCATGCTATATAAGATCAAATTATATAGCCTGGTATTTAGGCTTGCAATCTTACAAGCCACTTATATAAATGTTACTTGGTGTGGTTCAATTTAAGTTGGTTATGTTTCATATATACAGTGAAATTGAAGTTGATGAACCACTGTTTGCTTATTTTAGCCTTATTCCATGATATACAAATAACTGCAGATGTTTTGTATATTTAATATCCCATCCTTTCTTGATTATCAATTATTGTTGTTGATCTAATTTATACTCCTATTCTCCTATTTTTGTTCGTATAtgttaatttatttatatatgcTTCTTCATTTTAGGGTGTTTGGTCAAGTGTTGTTATAGGTTTAATTTGTAATACTTTTCTGTTTTTCTGTTCATATATAGTTTACATATGCTTTTTCGTTTTTGGGGGTTACCCCTATATGGTGATTATACTTTTTTATTTGATATAAGCCTAAGTTCGTATATGTTAATTTTCCTTCTAATATTTATAAATGGTTGTGCTGGTGTCATTTAAGCTTCAAAATAGCTAATTGTTCAACCACTTGATGGTTGATATCATTTATAAAACATTTTTTGTTTTACCCAAACTTTGAATGACATTGAAACCTTTTTCTTATTGCAGATATTGTGGGCTGCTTTTGTGGTTATGGCAAAGTTGAGGTTGTCGGGGCTGGCTACAAAAAAAGGGatattaaaatttttacagaTTAGTAAGTGGGAATTATTGACTGAAATTTTGGTTTGGTTATTTGACAATATATTCATGCTTCCATGTTTAACTCCTTACTATTACATTAGCTCTGTCACTAGCACGGTCACTTTGTGGGGGAAACTGGGCGAGATGTTTGACCCCACACTATATATTGGAGAAAGCGCACCCTACGTTATTGTTGACTCACCTGTTATAATAAAGACCTTTCAACGTTAGTGCTATGCTCCTTCGTAGTAAAAAAAATCTTCAAGTCGTAaataatatttctttttatattttatatgaCATTTTTAGATAGTTCTGCAGTAACTATAATTACCAACTATGTCATGTAGGTGCTCTGACTTTTGCTACAACTAGCGCTAGCAAAATTTATGCTAACCCAGATGTGGAACATGTCTCTTCTATAAGGGAGAGGTTCTCAGCCTTGCTGCCGAATGTGGTGGCTATAGAAGGTTCTGCTTCTGCCAGGCTACCTCCCGAAGAAGCGATGTTTGTTAATAGGATGACCGTGGAATCACTGGTTAGGGCTACATGTGATGGTGAACTGAAGGTTTATTCCAGCCCCCTGGTGAGATCCCGCAAAATTTAAAAATTACTTCATATCTTCTCAAACATTTTTGTCCTTAACATGTGGCAGGTTAATGTTGTGACCTTGAAGGCAAACATAACTGCCATAAATAATCGCTTTGGATGGTACTATATATCGTGTAAGTCGTGTGTGAAGAGGTGCACTCTTCGGGATGGGATTTTTGTGTGCAATTCTTGCAAGAAGCCAGTTACCCTCCCTCTAGCCATGTAGGTTGAAATGTGTGTTATTAGTCAGTCGGCTAGATTCAAATTTTAGAGTTTTGTTTTGGTTATCGCATATAAAGTATAGGCTGAGCATATAAAGTGGGTATTATGGTTTATAGTGGACCATGGTTTGTGAGGGATTTTCTAGGTTAGAGTTTTCATTTCTATTTGCGAGCAAATGTTAGTTGCACACAGTTATCTTGGTACATAATTTATGCACATGCTAAGAATTGTCAGAATTGAATTTGCTTTTCCTTTCAGGTTTTGCATTAATCTACAGGTGGAAGATCGCACCGGGACTACAACTGTTGTTCTGCTCAATTCTACTGTTGAGCGTTTGCTTGACACCTCAGCCAACAAAC
This sequence is a window from Apium graveolens cultivar Ventura chromosome 9, ASM990537v1, whole genome shotgun sequence. Protein-coding genes within it:
- the LOC141685607 gene encoding uncharacterized protein LOC141685607 produces the protein MEFSYLSNIEGDAEDWLIRVRVCRLWDAVNTKDNSLLSVDMILVDEKENLMHAAIRKHLVSRFKHRVSEGLVYSLRNVKIAVNTLQYRPLASNQKLLFLPTTEIVQLDEGVVSIPRFGFQFVDLPKLQERADDVTTLSDIVGCFCGYGKVEVVGAGYKKRDIKIFTD
- the LOC141682968 gene encoding uncharacterized protein LOC141682968 translates to MFVNRMTVESLVRATCDGELKVNVVTLKANITAINNRFGWYYISCKSCVKRCTLRDGIFVCNSCKKPVTLPLAMFCINLQVEDRTGTTTVVLLNSTVERLLDTSANKLINKMPARDTSVPPELQALVGREFVYKLKLNKYNLVEGLQDYGVSTIFVPVDELEIAYEKNAKAQATPDIVGSSAGSVPGGGNDRKRKLSPVVKAVEAAPGGNNGAF